The Streptomyces liliiviolaceus sequence GCGCCGGACTCCCGTTCGGCGCCCCCGGCCTGCGTACCGTCTGCACGGCGTTCTGGGCGCTCTCCCTGGTCCTGCTCACCGGCCTGCTCGTCGCACGGGCCGTGCACTGGGTCCGGCACGGGGACCGGGCGAGGGCCCACCTCATGGACCCGGCGGTGGCACCGTTCTACGGGTGCCTGTCGATGGCCCTGCTCGCCGTCGGCGGCGGCGCCCTCGTCGTGGGCCGGGACTGGATCGGCACCCCGGCGGCGGTCGCCCTGGACACCGTCCTGTTCACCGCCGGCACCCTGACCGGCCTGACCGCCGCCGTGGCCGTCCCGTATCTGATGATCACGCGTCACCGGCCGGACGTCTCGCAGGTCGGCCCCGTCTGGCTGCTCCCCCTCGTCGCCCCGATGGTGTCCGCGGCCCTCGGCCCGCTGCTCGTCCCGCATCTGCCGCCGGGCGCGCCCCGCGCGACGCTGCTGCTCGCCTGCTTCGCGATGTTCGGCCTGAGTCTGCTGGCCACGCTGGTGACGCTCCCGATGATCTTCGCCCGGCTCCTCACGGGCGGCCCGCCGCCGCTCGCCCTCACCCCGGCCCTGTTCCTGGTCCTGGGTCCGCTGGGGC is a genomic window containing:
- a CDS encoding TDT family transporter, producing the protein MVTAVPRLPTHRGHTDHLGPTRPRPAPAAFTVRHLGPNWYAPVMGTAIVATAGAGLPFGAPGLRTVCTAFWALSLVLLTGLLVARAVHWVRHGDRARAHLMDPAVAPFYGCLSMALLAVGGGALVVGRDWIGTPAAVALDTVLFTAGTLTGLTAAVAVPYLMITRHRPDVSQVGPVWLLPLVAPMVSAALGPLLVPHLPPGAPRATLLLACFAMFGLSLLATLVTLPMIFARLLTGGPPPLALTPALFLVLGPLGQSTTAVDKFAVAAPGVVPAPYDQGLVVLAVLYGVPVTGFALFWLALAGALVVRAHRRGMRFTMTWWAFTFPVGTCVTGAEGLGRHTGLAVYDGLAVALYTLLLAAWAVAAAHTARGLFSGRLLAAPRPALPGPAPTTARTT